One genomic window of Halorhabdus sp. CBA1104 includes the following:
- a CDS encoding YkgJ family cysteine cluster protein, giving the protein MTLESELAAARELDVGEIAEAVHRIGFECTRCGHCCRGMGEEHTATVFPDEIRAVQASEEYDWRDVARPMPFGLADDDPSGDTFEWALQTDVCGDCTFYDADGEACSIYDDRPLLCETYPFSITLGEDDVGTSEPMGSVVDTDGPVRAHECEGLGRDITREEAEELAATLKERAIRELEEAIAVRDNYEPVDADGVVVHDSEGQKRPDGTSLDGSR; this is encoded by the coding sequence ATGACGCTCGAATCCGAGTTGGCCGCCGCCCGCGAGTTGGACGTGGGTGAGATTGCCGAGGCTGTGCACCGAATCGGCTTCGAGTGTACGCGCTGTGGGCACTGCTGTCGCGGGATGGGCGAGGAGCATACGGCGACGGTCTTTCCCGACGAAATCCGAGCGGTTCAAGCTTCCGAGGAGTACGACTGGCGGGACGTCGCTCGCCCGATGCCGTTCGGACTCGCGGACGACGACCCGAGTGGCGATACCTTCGAGTGGGCGCTCCAGACCGACGTTTGTGGTGATTGTACGTTCTACGACGCCGACGGCGAGGCGTGTTCGATCTACGACGATCGACCGCTCCTCTGTGAGACCTACCCGTTCAGTATCACACTCGGCGAGGACGATGTCGGTACGAGCGAGCCGATGGGCAGCGTTGTCGACACCGATGGCCCAGTCCGTGCCCACGAGTGTGAAGGACTCGGCCGGGATATCACGCGGGAAGAAGCCGAGGAACTGGCGGCAACCCTCAAAGAGCGGGCGATTCGAGAACTCGAAGAGGCTATCGCGGTCCGGGACAACTACGAGCCAGTCGACGCCGATGGCGTAGTCGTCCACGATTCGGAGGGGCAGAAACGACCGGACGGGACGTCCCTGGATGGATCACGATGA
- a CDS encoding aldo/keto reductase, with amino-acid sequence MDDLQAVGLGTMGIDDPATIETAIELGYRHLDTAQIYGNESIVGEGIERSALDRDALFVATKVWIDKLGPESIEESTAASLDRLGLANVDLLSVHRPRGDYDPETTLPAFDDLRARGVIEHVGVSNFTVEQLETAREYLAVPIFANQVEYHPLYQPTAALADAQAHDYYLVAYSPLANGRANDIPEVVEIADKHDVTPQAVCLAWLTAKDNLVTIPKASRETHLRANREAPDLTLDPADHETIDSIQREDEIFPE; translated from the coding sequence ATGGACGACCTCCAGGCCGTTGGCCTCGGGACGATGGGTATCGACGACCCCGCGACGATCGAGACAGCGATCGAGCTCGGGTACCGCCACCTCGATACGGCCCAGATTTACGGCAACGAGTCCATCGTTGGCGAGGGGATCGAACGATCGGCGCTCGATCGAGACGCCCTCTTCGTGGCGACGAAAGTGTGGATCGACAAGCTTGGGCCAGAGAGCATCGAGGAATCGACGGCGGCCAGTCTGGACCGATTGGGACTGGCGAACGTCGATCTGCTGTCTGTCCACCGACCCCGTGGTGACTACGACCCCGAAACGACGTTGCCGGCCTTCGACGACCTCCGGGCGCGGGGCGTGATCGAACACGTCGGCGTCTCGAATTTCACCGTCGAACAACTCGAAACCGCCCGTGAATACCTGGCGGTACCGATCTTCGCCAATCAGGTCGAGTACCACCCATTGTACCAGCCAACGGCGGCACTCGCGGACGCCCAGGCCCACGACTACTATCTCGTAGCATATTCGCCGCTGGCAAACGGGCGAGCGAACGACATCCCCGAAGTCGTCGAGATCGCCGACAAACACGATGTGACACCGCAGGCGGTCTGTCTCGCCTGGCTCACTGCAAAGGATAATCTCGTCACGATCCCGAAAGCGAGCAGGGAAACGCACCTGCGTGCGAATCGCGAGGCCCCAGACCTGACGCTCGATCCGGCGGATCACGAGACGATCGACAGTATCCAACGCGAGGACGAAATCTTCCCGGAGTGA
- a CDS encoding class I SAM-dependent methyltransferase — protein sequence MKGQEWYQADEIAEAYEDKRFSGGGRLIDRREKRAVLEAIGPVEDKRVLEIACGTGRFTVMLAERGADVVGLDISTPMLQQGREKARAAGVDEHLQFFRGDAGRLPFPDDHFDAVVAMRFFHLADTPGAYLAEMRRVSKEVVFFDTFNRFSARSVYNWALPMGSRLYSRWEVDNLLEEAALELVGSDHDFIVPYGFYRAIPDGLASAFRSVDRAVGAVPGGDRLASVSYWNCRV from the coding sequence GTGAAAGGACAGGAGTGGTACCAGGCCGACGAGATCGCCGAGGCCTACGAGGACAAGCGATTCTCAGGTGGCGGACGGCTCATCGATCGCCGCGAGAAGCGAGCGGTACTCGAAGCGATCGGCCCCGTCGAGGACAAACGAGTCCTCGAAATTGCCTGCGGGACCGGCCGCTTTACCGTCATGCTCGCCGAGCGCGGCGCTGACGTCGTCGGTCTGGACATCTCGACACCGATGCTCCAGCAGGGCCGAGAGAAGGCCCGGGCGGCCGGCGTCGACGAGCATCTCCAGTTTTTCCGGGGCGACGCCGGGCGGCTCCCGTTCCCCGACGATCACTTCGACGCCGTGGTGGCGATGCGGTTTTTCCACCTCGCAGATACGCCGGGTGCGTATCTTGCGGAGATGCGGCGGGTCTCCAAGGAGGTCGTCTTCTTCGATACGTTCAACCGCTTTAGTGCCCGATCGGTTTACAACTGGGCGCTCCCGATGGGGTCGCGACTGTACTCCCGATGGGAAGTCGACAACTTGCTCGAGGAAGCCGCTCTCGAGCTCGTCGGGTCAGATCACGACTTCATCGTGCCGTATGGGTTCTACCGAGCGATCCCCGACGGGCTTGCCTCGGCATTCCGGAGCGTCGATCGGGCGGTGGGTGCGGTCCCGGGTGGCGATCGACTGGCGTCAGTCTCCTACTGGAACTGTCGGGTCTGA
- a CDS encoding helix-turn-helix domain-containing protein has product MSTTVEDGSRTEVVLTAAEFRERLRELPPSAKLIAKVLETDQPLSQGELAEESLLPDRTVRYALNRLEDAELVSARYSFRDARKQVYYLTSE; this is encoded by the coding sequence ATGAGCACGACAGTCGAAGACGGGTCCCGGACGGAAGTCGTCCTCACGGCCGCGGAGTTCCGTGAGCGCCTGCGCGAACTGCCACCGAGCGCAAAGTTGATCGCGAAAGTTCTGGAGACGGACCAGCCACTCTCGCAGGGCGAACTCGCCGAAGAGTCACTCCTGCCCGATCGGACCGTCCGGTACGCACTGAATCGGCTGGAAGACGCCGAACTCGTTTCGGCTCGGTACAGCTTCCGTGACGCCCGCAAACAGGTGTACTACCTGACCAGCGAGTGA